One Gossypium hirsutum isolate 1008001.06 chromosome A11, Gossypium_hirsutum_v2.1, whole genome shotgun sequence genomic window carries:
- the LOC107895818 gene encoding protein POLLENLESS 3-LIKE 2, translating into MLQDLWNAPPGFRPSKSAPTSPAKPLGVLRTRSESFHAIHKVPVGDTPYVRAKNVQLVEKDPERAIPMFWAAINAGDRVDSALKDMAIVMKQQNRAEEAIEAIKSLRSRCSDQAQESLDNILLDLYKRCGRLDDQIALLKHKLYLIQQGLAFNGKRTKTARSQGKKFQVSVEQEATRLLGNLGWALMQQNNYIEAEDAYRRALSIAADNNKMCNLGICLMKQGRIGEAKETLRRVKPAVADGPRGVDSHLKAYERAQQMLQDLESEMMNKGGGDRVEQSRLFDAFLGSSSIWQPQPCKDPISLPKSNAVKPQDDFADENIKSNVMINQVVIPQPKPVALPFGNSLNIDAPPFYSSKLVKEVKAPVVNQLHETLKRTRSGNSANSMRVNEMGEDCTKPLSEELEKPEIKTRRRLSLSTKEKGDKLADLLPDSQDFEEAIISAAVLGPANEAVTQRMFPKKTDKRLKVFQDITLSLSPRA; encoded by the exons ATGTTGCAAGATTTGTGGAACGCTCCTCCTGGATTCAGGCCTTCTAAATCGGCCCCCACTTCTCCGGCTAAGCCCCTCGGGGTTCTGAGAACTCGCTCCGAGTCCTTCCATGCCATCCACAAAGTCCCAGTCGGTGACACTCCTTATGTTAGAGCCAAGAACGTTCAA TTGGTGGAAAAAGATCCGGAGAGGGCGATTCCTATGTTTTGGGCAGCCATAAATGCAGGGGATAGAGTTGATAGTGCTTTGAAAGACATGGCCATTGTAATGAAGCAGCAAAATAGAGCAGAGGAAGCCATTGAAGCTATCAAGTCTCTGCGTAGTAGATGCTCAGATCAAGCGCAGGAGTCTCTTGATAACATTCTATTGGATCTCTACAAG AGATGTGGAAGGTTGGATGACCAAATAGCTTTGTTGAAGCACAAGTTGTATTTGATTCAACAAGGGCTGGCTTTCAATGGGAAGCGCACCAAGACAGCCCGATCTCAAGGAAAGAAATTTCAGGTCTCTGTCGAGCAAGAAGCCACACGGTTGCTG GGAAACTTGGGGTGGGCATTGATGCAGCAAAACAACTATATCGAAGCAGAAGATGCTTATCGGCGGGCACTTTCGATTGCTGCCGATAATAACAAAATGTGTAACCTAGGTATTTGTTTGATGAAGCAAGGTAGAATTGGGGAGGCTAAAGAAACCTTGCGGAGAGTGAAACCAGCAGTGGCTGATGGACCAAGAGGGGTAGATTCCCATCTTAAGGCCTATGAGAGGGCACAGCAGATGCTCCAGGATCTTGAGTCGGAGATGATGAATAAAGGAGGAGGGGATCGGGTCGAACAAAGCCGGCTCTTTGACGCCTTCCTTGGTTCTTCATCAATTTGGCAACCTCAACCTTGCAAGGACCCCATCAGCTTGCCAAAATCAAATGCAGTTAAACCCCAAGATGATTTTGCTGATGAGAACATCAAATCGAATGTAATGATAAACCAGGTGGTGATTCCTCAACCAAAACCAGTCGCTCTTCCTTTCGGAAATTCTCTAAATATCGATGCACCGCCCTTTTACTCATCAAAGCTGGTGAAGGAGGTGAAAGCTCCAGTTGTGAATCAATTGCATGAGACCCTTAAAAGAACACGGTCAGGAAACTCAGCTAACTCTATGAGAGTGAATGAAATGGGTGAAGACTGCACAAAGCCTTTATCTGAAGAACTGGAAAAACCAGAGATTAAGACAAGAAGAAGGCTCTCTCTTTCAACTAAAGAGAAAGGAGACAAATTGGCTGATTTATTACCAGATAGCCAAGACTTTGAGGAGGCTATCATTTCAGCTGCAGTTCTAGGCCCAGCAAATGAAGCAGTGACTCAAAGGATGTTTCCAAAGAAAACTGATAAGAGGCTTAAGGTCTTCCAAGATA